From a region of the Solanum stenotomum isolate F172 chromosome 2, ASM1918654v1, whole genome shotgun sequence genome:
- the LOC125857257 gene encoding protein PELPK1-like: MAYKYTPSFFLLLFVTLFLTSSYVIQVEARNLLEVTIPELPKPELPHLPEIPTLPKLEFPEIPKPELPTLPKPEFPEIPKPEFPPFPKAELPTLPKLEIPVIPKPELPTLSKPEIPQVPKKP; this comes from the coding sequence ATGGCTTATAAGTATACCccatcttttttcttgttattatttGTCACTTTGTTTTTAACAAGTAGTTATGTGATTCAAGTAGAAGCGCGCAATCTTCTTGAAGTAACTATCCCTGAGCTTCCTAAGCCAGAATTGCCACATTTACCTGAAATCCCAACTTTGCCTAAGCTTGAATTCCCGGAAATTCCGAAACCTGAGTTGCCTACTCTACCAAAGCCCGAATTTCCAGAAATCCCAAAGCCAGAGTTTCCACCATTTCCAAAGGCTGAACTTCCAACGTTGCCAAAACTCGAGATTCCTGTCATTCCTAAACCTGAATTGCCAACTTTGTCAAAGCCAGAAATCCCTCAAGTGCCAAAAAAGCCTTGA
- the LOC125857223 gene encoding kirola-like codes for MSLKGKLVSEINIKCDGDVFHEILGHKPHHMSSICPDKIQNVNIHEGEWGTVGSVSSWNFTHDGKEKVVKEIVEEIDEEKKLIKKKINEGDILEDYKSFYITTHVETKGENNLVTWIIEYEKKNANVPDPHTYMEFALNMTKDVETHHIK; via the exons ATGAGCCTTAAAGGAAAGTTAGTTTCTGAGATAAACATCAAGTGTGATGGAGATGTTTTTCATGAGATTTTAGGGCATAAACCACATCATATGTCAAGCATATGCCCTGATAAGATACAAAATGTGAATATTCATGAAGGTGAATGGGGCACTGTTGGCTCTGTTAGTTCCTGGAACTTCACCCATG aTGGGAAAGAGAAGGTGGTAAAGGAAATAGTTGAAGAAatagatgaagaaaagaagttgattaaaaaaaagataaatgaagGAGATATATTGGAGGATTACAAATCATTTTACATCACTACTCATGTTGAGACAAAAGGTGAAAACAATTTAGTTACTTGGATTATTgaatatgaaaagaagaatgCAAATGTGCCAGATCCACACACATATATGGAATTTGCTCTCAACATGACTAAAGATGTTGAGACTCACCACATCAAGTGA
- the LOC125857222 gene encoding kirola-like isoform X1 — translation MSLEGKLVSEINIKCDGDVFHEIIMYKPHHMCNICPDKIQKVDIHEGELGTIDSVRLWKFTHDGKEMVAKEVIEEIDEEKKLVKKKMIEGDMLEYYKSFYLTIHVETKGENNLVTWILKYEKKNANVPDPHTFMELCLNITKDIESYHIK, via the exons ATGAGTCTTGAAGGTAAATTGGTTTCTGAGATAAATATCAAGTGTGATGGAGATGTGTTCCATGAAATAATTATGTACAAACCACATCATATGTGCAACATATGCCCTGATAAGATACAAAAAGTGGATATTCATGAAGGTGAATTGGGCACTATTGACTCTGTTAGGTTATGGAAATTCACCCATG ATGGGAAAGAGATGGTGGCAAAGGAAGTTATTGAAGAAatagatgaagaaaagaagttGGTTAAAAAAAAGATGATTGAAGGAGATATGTTAGAGTATTACAAATCATTTTACCTCACTATTCATGTTGAGACAAAGGGTGAAAACAACTTAGTTACTTGGATcttgaaatatgaaaaaaagaatgCAAATGTGCCAGATCCACACACTTTCATGGAATTGTGTCTCAATATCACTAAAGATATTGAGAGTTACCACATCAAGTGA
- the LOC125857222 gene encoding kirola-like isoform X2, whose translation MSLEGKLVSEINIKCDGDVFHEIIMYKPHHMCNICPDKIQKVDIHEDGKEMVAKEVIEEIDEEKKLVKKKMIEGDMLEYYKSFYLTIHVETKGENNLVTWILKYEKKNANVPDPHTFMELCLNITKDIESYHIK comes from the exons ATGAGTCTTGAAGGTAAATTGGTTTCTGAGATAAATATCAAGTGTGATGGAGATGTGTTCCATGAAATAATTATGTACAAACCACATCATATGTGCAACATATGCCCTGATAAGATACAAAAAGTGGATATTCATGAAG ATGGGAAAGAGATGGTGGCAAAGGAAGTTATTGAAGAAatagatgaagaaaagaagttGGTTAAAAAAAAGATGATTGAAGGAGATATGTTAGAGTATTACAAATCATTTTACCTCACTATTCATGTTGAGACAAAGGGTGAAAACAACTTAGTTACTTGGATcttgaaatatgaaaaaaagaatgCAAATGTGCCAGATCCACACACTTTCATGGAATTGTGTCTCAATATCACTAAAGATATTGAGAGTTACCACATCAAGTGA